One window of the Deferribacterota bacterium genome contains the following:
- a CDS encoding FAD-dependent oxidoreductase, with translation MEIVTVGCGMAAAEFVTTLRENGFKKNITMVSNEPFIPYSPCSIPFFISGEPLETVFWKRRDFFKRYNIKAILNDAVINIDTNKKVVNTQKGRHIPYDKLLFAPGSRSFFPQEEWLKTNGVFGFKNLTDIISIDKYIKKEKVKNALVFGGGFIGVDAALSLWKRRLNVTLVHRNNRVLSQMTDIEGGVFATERLREKTGINIILKKVVKDIYSKDGKITGVLLSDNTFMNIDLLIITIGVRPNSELLGIEGGIKVDDSLKYDDSIYVAGDVALTKHLITGSHGIYATYPNARIQARGAAYNILFNKNIFRGSINTNVLKKHIDFPIISAGIFEGEVIAYQNNNIFRKIYLKDDKINGYILVGDTLISGFIYNLYITQKKIGKQIDNYLSLKKGKAYYIYALSS, from the coding sequence ATGGAAATAGTTACAGTAGGCTGCGGTATGGCAGCTGCTGAATTTGTTACAACATTAAGAGAAAATGGTTTTAAAAAGAATATCACTATGGTTTCAAATGAACCTTTTATCCCCTATTCACCATGTTCAATACCCTTTTTTATTTCAGGAGAACCACTTGAGACTGTTTTTTGGAAAAGAAGAGATTTTTTTAAAAGATATAATATTAAAGCTATCCTAAATGATGCAGTAATTAATATTGATACCAATAAAAAAGTTGTAAATACTCAAAAAGGAAGACATATCCCTTACGATAAATTGTTATTTGCACCAGGGTCTAGAAGTTTCTTCCCTCAAGAAGAGTGGCTAAAAACAAATGGTGTATTTGGATTTAAAAATCTAACAGATATAATATCAATTGATAAGTATATTAAAAAAGAAAAGGTAAAAAATGCTTTAGTTTTTGGTGGTGGCTTTATAGGGGTAGATGCAGCCCTTTCCTTATGGAAACGTAGATTAAATGTTACTCTTGTCCATAGAAACAACAGAGTCTTATCCCAAATGACAGATATTGAAGGAGGTGTATTTGCTACTGAGAGATTAAGAGAAAAAACTGGTATTAATATTATATTAAAAAAAGTTGTAAAAGATATATATAGTAAAGACGGAAAAATCACAGGAGTCTTATTAAGCGATAATACATTTATGAATATTGACCTTTTAATAATTACAATTGGGGTAAGACCAAATTCTGAACTATTGGGTATAGAAGGGGGTATCAAGGTAGATGATTCACTTAAATATGATGATAGTATATATGTAGCTGGGGATGTTGCCTTAACAAAACATTTGATTACAGGCTCTCACGGTATTTACGCAACATATCCTAACGCAAGAATTCAAGCTAGAGGCGCAGCTTATAATATACTATTTAATAAAAATATTTTTAGAGGATCTATCAATACAAATGTTTTAAAAAAACATATTGATTTCCCAATTATATCTGCGGGGATATTCGAAGGTGAAGTCATTGCTTATCAAAATAATAATATCTTTAGAAAAATATATTTAAAGGATGATAAAATTAATGGCTATATTCTGGTTGGTGATACACTTATATCAGGTTTTATCTATAATCTATATATAACACAAAAAAAGATAGGCAAACAAATTGATAACTATTTATCATTAAAGAAAGGCAAGGCATACTACATATATGCCTTATCAAGCTAA
- a CDS encoding 4Fe-4S dicluster domain-containing protein encodes MKKIFIDYERCVGCKACEIACAVEHHPDKSIYTLVGDSKAFSNVRVIAIDYINFASSCRHCNPAYCIDACPSGALKRDEETDAVIVDPYMCKACAMCAMTCPFDAIIFKKTYNSPFNRDYAVKCDFCTGRIKKGKLPACVESCKTNALVFKEAREYVTKKEKKDLKAFLLGAPKEPENIRQYKELRKKVAG; translated from the coding sequence ATGAAAAAAATATTTATAGATTATGAAAGATGTGTCGGGTGTAAAGCCTGTGAAATAGCATGTGCTGTAGAGCATCATCCTGATAAATCTATTTATACCTTAGTAGGGGATAGCAAAGCTTTTAGTAACGTTCGGGTAATAGCAATTGACTATATAAATTTTGCTTCCTCATGTAGGCACTGCAATCCTGCATATTGTATAGATGCATGTCCATCAGGAGCATTAAAAAGGGATGAGGAAACTGATGCTGTTATAGTTGATCCTTATATGTGCAAAGCTTGTGCAATGTGCGCAATGACCTGCCCATTTGATGCTATTATCTTTAAAAAAACTTATAACTCACCATTTAACCGAGATTACGCAGTTAAATGTGATTTTTGTACAGGTAGAATAAAAAAGGGTAAACTACCAGCATGTGTTGAATCTTGCAAGACAAATGCACTAGTATTTAAAGAGGCTAGAGAATATGTTACAAAAAAAGAGAAAAAAGATCTAAAGGCATTTCTTTTAGGAGCCCCTAAGGAGCCTGAAAATATTAGACAATATAAGGAGCTTAGAAAAAAAGTGGCAGGTTAA